The following coding sequences are from one Pasteurellaceae bacterium RH1A window:
- a CDS encoding aminotransferase (broad specificity; family IV; in Corynebacterium glutamicum this protein can use glutamate, 2-aminobutyrate, and aspartate as amino donors and pyruvate as the acceptor) — translation MDRFPKSDKLSNVCYDIRGPVHKEALRLEEEGNKILKLNIGNPAPFGFEAPDEILVDVIRNLPTAQGYCDSKGLYSARKAIVQYYQSKGLRSIDVNDVYIGNGVSELITMAMQALLNDGDEILIPMPDYPLWTAAATLAGGKPVHYLCDEDNEWFPSVEDIKAKITPKTKGIVIINPNNPTGAVYSRALLLEIAEVARQHNLIIFADEIYDKILYDGAVHHHVAALAPDLLTVTFNGLSKAYRVAGFRQGWMVLHGPKNQAKGYIEGLDMLASMRLCANTPMQHAIQTALGGYQSINEFILPGGRLLEQRNKAHELLVQIPGITCVKPKGAMYLFPKIDTEMYGIKDDQKFVFDLLQQEKVLLVQGSGFNWHKPDHFRVVSLPYVHQLEEALGRLARFLQTYRQ, via the coding sequence ATGGATCGCTTCCCAAAATCCGATAAATTATCCAACGTTTGCTACGACATCCGTGGCCCGGTGCATAAAGAGGCCCTGCGTTTGGAAGAAGAAGGCAATAAAATTTTAAAACTCAACATCGGCAACCCGGCCCCCTTTGGCTTTGAGGCGCCAGATGAAATCTTGGTGGATGTGATCCGCAACCTGCCAACCGCCCAGGGCTACTGCGATTCCAAGGGGCTTTATTCTGCCCGTAAAGCCATTGTGCAGTATTACCAATCAAAGGGCCTACGTTCCATTGATGTAAACGATGTTTATATTGGCAACGGGGTGTCGGAGCTGATCACCATGGCCATGCAGGCCCTCTTAAACGATGGCGATGAGATCCTCATTCCTATGCCAGACTACCCCCTTTGGACGGCAGCCGCTACCTTAGCAGGCGGTAAACCTGTGCATTATTTATGCGATGAGGACAATGAATGGTTTCCAAGTGTGGAAGACATCAAAGCCAAGATTACCCCTAAAACCAAAGGGATTGTGATCATTAACCCTAACAACCCGACAGGGGCGGTTTATAGCCGTGCCCTTCTGTTAGAAATTGCCGAAGTGGCCCGCCAGCATAATCTCATCATCTTTGCCGATGAAATTTACGACAAGATCCTCTACGATGGGGCAGTTCACCACCATGTTGCAGCTTTGGCGCCTGATCTCTTAACCGTCACCTTTAACGGGCTTTCCAAGGCCTACCGTGTGGCCGGCTTCCGCCAGGGTTGGATGGTCTTACACGGCCCGAAAAACCAGGCCAAGGGCTATATTGAGGGCTTAGATATGTTAGCTTCCATGCGGCTTTGTGCCAACACCCCTATGCAGCACGCCATTCAAACGGCCCTGGGTGGCTACCAAAGCATTAATGAATTTATCCTGCCAGGCGGGCGTTTATTGGAACAACGTAATAAGGCCCATGAGCTTTTGGTGCAAATTCCTGGCATTACTTGCGTGAAACCAAAAGGGGCCATGTACCTCTTCCCGAAAATTGACACCGAAATGTACGGCATTAAGGACGACCAAAAATTTGTCTTTGATCTGCTCCAACAGGAAAAGGTGCTATTAGTGCAAGGCTCTGGCTTTAACTGGCACAAACCTGACCATTTCCGTGTGGTCAGCCTGCCTTATGTCCACCAGCTTGAAGAAGCCCTGGGGCGTTTGGCAAGGTTTTTGCAGACTTATCGACAATAG
- a CDS encoding permease has product MLKGVVLSIFASFCFGAIYYISTLMQPLSGQAVLGFRIVAIIPFIIFALILFKQQKAFVDLVRSFKQKPQLLLVLFITGLNTGFQMWLFMWAPNNNKGIDVSIGYLIMPIVMVIIGKFLYKEYLSRLKLLAIFSAVLGVAVNVILTQTISWEMLAVCLGYPLYFTLRKAFNLNSLAAFLVELLVLLPFCLYFICQANLEFAVLHNPNIYYFIGLLGLVSGVAFTVYIASSNLLPMNLLGMLSYLEPFCMLAVSFFIGETLDTRSYFLMICLTIAIGLLSLDGLAKLKKQKQSLPNEAAQ; this is encoded by the coding sequence GTGCTAAAAGGCGTTGTACTTTCTATTTTTGCGAGCTTTTGCTTTGGGGCCATTTATTATATCTCCACCCTTATGCAGCCCCTTTCAGGCCAGGCTGTGCTGGGTTTTCGGATCGTGGCCATTATTCCCTTTATTATCTTTGCCCTCATTTTATTTAAACAGCAAAAGGCTTTTGTTGATTTAGTCCGTTCTTTTAAGCAAAAACCGCAATTACTGTTAGTGCTTTTTATCACTGGCCTCAATACTGGCTTTCAAATGTGGCTTTTTATGTGGGCGCCCAATAATAACAAGGGCATTGATGTATCCATCGGTTATTTAATTATGCCCATTGTGATGGTAATCATTGGGAAATTTCTTTATAAGGAATATCTTTCCCGCCTTAAATTACTGGCCATTTTTTCTGCGGTGCTGGGTGTGGCTGTTAATGTGATTTTAACCCAAACCATTTCTTGGGAAATGCTGGCTGTTTGCCTGGGCTATCCCCTCTATTTCACCCTGCGTAAGGCCTTTAATTTAAATAGTTTGGCGGCTTTTTTAGTGGAACTCTTGGTTTTATTGCCTTTTTGCCTCTATTTTATTTGCCAGGCCAATCTGGAATTTGCCGTCCTCCACAATCCCAATATTTATTATTTTATTGGCCTCTTGGGCCTGGTTAGTGGTGTGGCCTTTACGGTTTATATTGCCTCCAGCAATTTATTGCCCATGAATTTACTGGGCATGCTCAGTTATTTAGAACCCTTTTGTATGCTAGCGGTTTCTTTTTTCATTGGTGAAACCCTGGATACCCGTTCCTATTTCTTAATGATCTGTTTGACCATCGCCATTGGCCTGCTTTCCCTAGATGGCCTGGCCAAGCTGAAAAAACAAAAACAATCCCTGCCAAATGAGGCGGCACAATGA
- a CDS encoding primosomal protein N': MKLVRIALALPLNRDFDYLLPPDCPAPIGARVLVPFGNQKKVGIVVGFPLQSEVPADKLKPVLAVLDQESIFDKESWSLLNWASRYYHAPLGEVLLSALPTKLRQGESSQPSPPDYFQLTEIGQKALQNGLLNRAKKQLEWLTILSKFASFFEKPTACPSSIWKALLEKGYLERVEVPLQSFSWQEKLGNQPQCNKDNRLVLNKQQCLVVSRLIYQEGFGAFLLNGVTGSGKTEVYLQVIEAVLKRGQQVLVLVPEIGLTPQTISRFQARFNVEMDALHSNLNDNQRLTAWLRAKQGESAIVIGTRSALFSQFANLGLIIIDEEHDSSFKQQEGWRYNARDLAVMRAKHRNIPIILGSATPSLESLQNVANGKFTQLELQYRAGQAQSVQAQLIDLKTQRVYQGLSESLLSLMKSHLERGNQVMLFLNRRGFAPVLLCHECGWVAQCASCDKPYTYHQKMRVLRCHHCSSQRPIPRQCGHCGSTHLITTGIGTEQLEAVLAERFPAYQISRIDRDSTARKGALEAHLNDIQQGKSQILIGTQMLAKGHHFPNVTLVALVNVDSSLFSTDFRAEERLAQLYVQVAGRAGRAEKQGQVVLQTHYPDHPLLKTLLEKGYADFAQEALKMRQLMSLPPFSSQVLFRATGRDNERVANFCQELTACLQGIIAQNGWQGFQLLGPFNAPMAKKAGHFRWLLLVQHASRGNLQALLAQFDSYKEQFLRSDIRFSMDIDPQEMG, from the coding sequence ATGAAATTAGTCCGCATCGCCCTAGCCCTGCCCCTTAATCGTGATTTCGATTACCTCCTGCCGCCTGATTGCCCTGCTCCAATCGGGGCCAGGGTGCTTGTGCCCTTTGGCAACCAGAAGAAAGTAGGGATTGTGGTTGGCTTCCCATTGCAGAGCGAGGTGCCGGCCGACAAGCTCAAGCCTGTGCTGGCGGTGCTGGATCAAGAGAGCATTTTTGATAAGGAAAGCTGGAGCCTGCTTAATTGGGCAAGTCGCTACTATCATGCCCCGCTGGGCGAAGTTTTGTTATCTGCCCTGCCGACTAAACTTCGGCAAGGGGAAAGCAGCCAGCCTAGCCCGCCCGACTATTTTCAGCTGACCGAAATCGGCCAAAAAGCCCTGCAAAATGGCCTACTCAACCGTGCCAAAAAACAGCTGGAATGGCTGACGATTCTGTCTAAATTTGCAAGTTTCTTTGAAAAACCGACCGCTTGTCCGTCAAGTATTTGGAAGGCCCTATTAGAAAAAGGCTACCTTGAAAGGGTGGAGGTGCCGCTTCAATCGTTTTCTTGGCAGGAAAAATTAGGCAACCAGCCCCAGTGCAACAAGGACAACCGCCTAGTCCTTAATAAGCAACAATGCCTAGTGGTCAGTCGCCTGATCTATCAAGAGGGCTTCGGGGCCTTCTTGCTCAACGGGGTGACTGGCTCGGGCAAGACCGAGGTCTATTTGCAGGTGATTGAGGCCGTGCTCAAGCGGGGCCAACAGGTCTTGGTCTTAGTGCCGGAAATTGGCCTAACCCCCCAAACCATCTCCCGCTTCCAGGCCCGCTTTAATGTGGAAATGGATGCCCTGCACTCCAACCTCAACGACAACCAGCGGCTGACGGCCTGGCTACGGGCCAAACAGGGGGAATCGGCCATTGTGATCGGCACCCGTTCCGCCCTCTTTAGCCAGTTTGCCAACTTAGGGCTCATTATTATTGACGAGGAACACGATAGCTCCTTCAAGCAGCAGGAGGGCTGGCGTTATAACGCACGGGATCTGGCGGTTATGCGGGCCAAGCACCGCAACATTCCCATTATTTTGGGCTCAGCCACCCCTTCGCTAGAAAGCCTGCAAAATGTTGCCAACGGCAAGTTTACTCAATTAGAACTGCAATATCGGGCGGGCCAGGCACAAAGTGTCCAAGCGCAACTGATTGATCTTAAGACCCAGCGGGTCTATCAGGGCTTATCCGAAAGCCTGCTTTCCCTGATGAAGAGCCATTTGGAACGGGGTAATCAGGTTATGCTCTTTCTTAACCGCCGTGGCTTTGCCCCTGTCCTGCTTTGCCATGAATGCGGCTGGGTGGCCCAGTGTGCCTCCTGCGACAAGCCCTACACCTACCACCAAAAAATGCGGGTGCTGCGTTGCCACCATTGCAGCTCACAGCGCCCCATCCCCCGCCAGTGCGGGCATTGTGGCTCTACTCATCTAATTACAACCGGCATTGGCACAGAACAGCTGGAAGCCGTTTTAGCGGAACGCTTCCCCGCCTACCAAATCAGCCGGATTGACCGGGACAGTACTGCCCGCAAGGGGGCTTTGGAAGCCCATCTTAACGACATTCAACAGGGCAAGAGCCAAATTTTGATTGGTACGCAAATGTTGGCCAAGGGACATCATTTCCCTAATGTGACCTTAGTTGCCCTTGTGAATGTGGACAGCAGCCTCTTTTCCACCGATTTTCGGGCCGAGGAACGCCTGGCCCAGCTCTATGTGCAGGTGGCCGGCCGGGCCGGGCGGGCCGAAAAGCAGGGCCAGGTGGTCTTGCAAACCCACTATCCTGATCATCCCCTACTTAAGACCCTGTTAGAAAAGGGCTATGCTGATTTCGCCCAAGAGGCCCTGAAAATGCGGCAACTGATGAGCCTGCCGCCTTTTTCCTCACAGGTGCTCTTTCGGGCCACGGGGCGGGATAATGAAAGGGTTGCAAATTTTTGCCAAGAATTGACCGCTTGCTTGCAGGGTATCATTGCTCAAAATGGCTGGCAGGGCTTCCAGCTCCTAGGGCCTTTTAATGCACCTATGGCCAAAAAGGCCGGGCATTTCCGCTGGCTCTTGTTGGTGCAACACGCCTCAAGGGGCAATTTGCAGGCCCTTTTGGCGCAGTTTGACTCTTATAAGGAACAGTTTTTACGCAGTGATATTCGTTTTTCCATGGATATTGATCCGCAGGAAATGGGTTAG
- a CDS encoding CTP synthase yields the protein MTTNYIFVTGGVVSSLGKGIAAASLASILEARGLNVTIMKLDPYINVDPGTMSPTQHGEVFVTEDGAETDLDLGHYERFIRTKMTKANNFTSGKIYSEVLRKERRGDYLGATIQVIPHITNEIKARVIEGGKGHDVAIVEVGGTVGDIESLPFLEALRQLAVDVGREHTLFMHLTLVPYIPTAGEVKTKPTQHSVKELLSIGIQPDVLICRSDRAIPANERSKIALFCNVPERAVISLKDVGSIYQIPALLKSQGLDQFICDRFRLTCKEADLSEWEQVLYQQANPTGEVTIGMVGKYVELPDAYKSVNEALKHAGLKNRLSVHIKYIDSQDVETKGVEVLKGVDAILVPGGFGYRGVEGKIRTAQYARENKIPYLGICLGMQIALIEYARNVAGLHHANSSEFDKDCKEPVIGLITEWQDKDGNVEVRSDESDLGGTMRLGAQACHLVEGTLARKVYGAETIFERHRHRYEVNNTLLPQIEAAGLKVSGLSADKKLVEIIEVPNHPWFIAAQFHPEFTSTPRDGHRLFEGFVAAAKAYQDGQAK from the coding sequence ATGACAACCAATTATATTTTTGTGACGGGCGGTGTTGTTTCTTCTTTAGGGAAGGGCATTGCGGCAGCCTCTCTGGCCTCCATTCTTGAAGCACGTGGCTTAAATGTTACCATTATGAAGCTGGATCCTTACATCAATGTCGATCCAGGCACCATGAGCCCAACCCAGCACGGTGAAGTTTTTGTAACCGAAGACGGGGCCGAAACCGACCTTGACCTAGGCCACTACGAGCGTTTTATCCGCACCAAAATGACCAAGGCCAACAACTTTACCAGCGGTAAAATCTACTCTGAAGTCCTGCGTAAGGAACGCCGTGGCGACTACTTGGGCGCAACCATTCAGGTTATCCCGCATATCACCAATGAAATCAAGGCCCGTGTGATTGAGGGCGGTAAGGGCCATGATGTAGCCATCGTTGAAGTGGGCGGCACCGTGGGCGACATTGAATCCCTACCATTCCTAGAAGCCCTCCGCCAATTAGCCGTGGATGTGGGCCGTGAGCACACCCTCTTTATGCACTTAACCCTGGTGCCTTACATCCCAACTGCAGGCGAGGTCAAAACCAAACCGACCCAGCACTCGGTGAAAGAATTACTCTCTATTGGTATTCAGCCAGATGTGCTTATCTGCCGTTCTGACCGAGCCATTCCAGCCAATGAGCGTTCAAAAATCGCCCTCTTCTGTAATGTGCCAGAACGTGCGGTGATTTCGCTCAAAGATGTGGGATCAATCTACCAAATTCCTGCCTTATTGAAATCGCAAGGTTTAGATCAGTTTATCTGCGATCGCTTCCGTTTGACTTGTAAAGAAGCCGACCTGTCTGAATGGGAACAGGTGCTCTACCAACAGGCCAACCCGACTGGAGAAGTCACCATCGGTATGGTGGGCAAATATGTGGAATTGCCAGATGCCTATAAGTCAGTCAATGAAGCCCTCAAGCACGCCGGCCTGAAGAACCGCCTAAGCGTGCATATCAAATACATCGACTCCCAAGATGTAGAAACCAAGGGCGTTGAAGTGCTTAAGGGCGTGGACGCCATTCTGGTGCCGGGTGGCTTTGGCTACCGTGGTGTAGAGGGTAAGATCCGCACGGCTCAATATGCCCGTGAGAACAAGATCCCTTACCTAGGTATCTGCTTGGGTATGCAAATTGCCCTGATCGAGTACGCCCGCAATGTGGCCGGCCTCCATCACGCCAACTCCAGCGAGTTCGACAAGGACTGCAAAGAGCCTGTAATCGGCCTGATTACCGAATGGCAGGACAAGGACGGCAATGTGGAAGTCCGTTCTGACGAATCCGACCTAGGTGGCACCATGCGTTTGGGTGCTCAAGCCTGTCACTTGGTGGAAGGCACGCTTGCCCGCAAGGTTTACGGGGCAGAAACCATTTTTGAACGCCACCGCCACCGTTATGAGGTCAATAACACCCTGCTGCCACAAATTGAAGCGGCGGGTTTAAAAGTGTCTGGCCTCTCAGCAGATAAGAAATTAGTGGAAATCATCGAAGTGCCAAACCACCCGTGGTTTATCGCCGCCCAATTCCACCCAGAATTTACCTCCACCCCTCGTGACGGCCACCGCCTCTTTGAGGGCTTTGTGGCAGCGGCCAAGGCTTATCAGGACGGGCAGGCTAAATAA
- a CDS encoding monothiol glutaredoxin, Grx4 family produces METIDKIKKQISENPILLYMKGSPKFPSCGFSARAVEAVINCQVPFGYVDILSNPDVRAELPKYANWPTFPQLWVDGELVGGCDIILEMFQKGELQTLLKETAAKYPA; encoded by the coding sequence ATGGAAACAATCGACAAAATCAAAAAACAAATCAGCGAAAACCCAATCCTTCTTTATATGAAGGGTTCGCCAAAATTTCCATCTTGCGGCTTCTCTGCCCGTGCGGTGGAAGCGGTAATTAACTGCCAAGTGCCATTCGGCTATGTGGACATTTTAAGCAACCCAGATGTGCGTGCCGAATTGCCAAAATACGCCAACTGGCCAACCTTCCCACAATTATGGGTGGACGGCGAATTAGTCGGCGGTTGTGACATTATTTTAGAAATGTTCCAAAAGGGCGAACTCCAAACCCTCTTAAAAGAAACGGCAGCTAAATATCCTGCCTAA
- a CDS encoding galactose-1-phosphate uridylyltransferase, which produces MSEVFVQNDHPHRRFNPLKNQWVLVSPHRAKRPWQGQEEEVVQDDKPAYDPTCYLCPGNKRITGEVNPTYTQPFVFKNDFSALLSDTPAPPESKDPLFKIAHTQGESRVICFSPDHSKTLPQLSLPEIAQVVEVWQEQATELKERYQWVQIFENKGAMMGCSNPHPHGQIWASNFLPNEIEIEDQCQRDYLAQYGSPLLLDYAKRELEKNERIVVETQDWIAVVPYWASWPFETLLLPKAKHFKRITDLNETEREDLALALKKLTTRYDNLFKISFPYSMGFHFAPFNGKENDHWQLHAHFYPPLLRSATVRKFMVGYEMMAETQRDLTPEQAAERLRAVSEDRHYKE; this is translated from the coding sequence ATGAGTGAAGTATTTGTGCAAAACGACCACCCCCATCGCCGTTTTAACCCCTTGAAAAACCAATGGGTTTTGGTTTCCCCCCACCGGGCAAAACGCCCTTGGCAGGGCCAGGAAGAAGAGGTGGTGCAGGATGATAAACCTGCCTACGACCCAACCTGCTACCTCTGCCCTGGCAATAAGCGCATTACTGGCGAGGTTAATCCCACTTATACCCAGCCCTTTGTCTTTAAAAACGACTTTTCAGCCCTCTTAAGCGACACGCCCGCCCCGCCTGAAAGCAAAGATCCGCTTTTTAAGATTGCCCACACCCAGGGTGAAAGCCGGGTGATCTGCTTCTCGCCCGATCACAGTAAGACCCTGCCCCAATTAAGCTTGCCTGAAATCGCCCAAGTGGTGGAGGTTTGGCAAGAACAGGCAACCGAGCTAAAAGAACGCTATCAGTGGGTACAAATTTTTGAGAACAAGGGAGCTATGATGGGCTGCTCCAACCCCCACCCTCACGGCCAGATCTGGGCCAGCAACTTCCTGCCCAATGAAATTGAAATTGAAGACCAGTGCCAGCGGGACTATTTGGCCCAATATGGCTCGCCCCTCCTGCTAGATTATGCTAAGCGTGAATTAGAAAAAAATGAGCGGATTGTGGTGGAAACCCAAGACTGGATAGCCGTCGTGCCCTACTGGGCCAGCTGGCCTTTTGAAACCCTGCTCTTGCCCAAGGCCAAGCACTTTAAGCGAATTACCGATCTGAATGAAACCGAACGGGAAGACTTGGCCCTAGCCCTGAAAAAGCTGACCACCCGCTACGATAATCTCTTTAAGATCAGCTTCCCTTATTCCATGGGCTTTCATTTTGCTCCTTTTAATGGGAAAGAAAATGATCACTGGCAGCTCCACGCCCACTTCTACCCGCCGCTCCTGCGTTCAGCCACTGTGCGGAAATTTATGGTGGGCTATGAAATGATGGCCGAAACCCAGCGGGATCTGACCCCAGAGCAGGCGGCTGAAAGGTTGCGGGCGGTTAGTGAAGATAGGCATTATAAAGAATAA
- a CDS encoding galactokinase codes for MKPQALSQTKFIEIYGNQPACTVFAPGRVNIIGEHTDYNDGFVMPCAINYGMAVSFSKREDSLWKVYAIDIDAHDEFDLTQPLEPSADKWKNYVRGVVKFIQARCPSFKQGANIAMTSDVPMSSGLSSSAALEISIGKTCQILGDLPLSHTDIALIGQEAENKFVGANCGNMDQLASALGQKDHLVMIDCRSLEISPTPVPEGYSIAIINSNVKHDLVTGEYNSRRQECEKAAAFFGIKALRDVSPEAFIERAAELQVLDELAYKRAKHVISENHRVLEAVEALKHQDMVKLGQLMADSHDSMRDDFEITIPEIDYLVELAQVAIGKDGGARMTGGGFGGCIVCLVPNDKVEALRKLVADNYEKQTGIKETFHLCTACDGVHII; via the coding sequence ATGAAACCCCAAGCACTCTCCCAAACCAAATTTATAGAAATCTATGGAAATCAGCCCGCTTGCACCGTCTTTGCCCCTGGCCGGGTCAATATTATCGGCGAGCATACCGACTACAATGACGGCTTTGTAATGCCTTGTGCCATCAATTATGGCATGGCGGTCAGTTTTTCTAAGCGTGAAGACAGCCTCTGGAAGGTCTATGCCATTGATATTGACGCCCATGATGAATTTGATCTCACCCAGCCGCTTGAGCCAAGTGCCGACAAGTGGAAAAACTATGTGCGGGGCGTGGTTAAGTTTATCCAGGCCCGTTGCCCGAGCTTCAAGCAAGGGGCCAATATCGCCATGACCAGCGATGTGCCTATGTCTTCGGGCCTTAGTTCCTCTGCTGCCCTGGAGATCTCCATCGGCAAAACCTGCCAAATTTTGGGAGATCTGCCCTTAAGCCATACCGACATTGCCCTAATTGGCCAAGAGGCGGAAAATAAATTCGTGGGGGCCAACTGCGGCAATATGGATCAGCTGGCCTCCGCTCTTGGCCAGAAAGATCACTTGGTGATGATTGACTGTCGCAGCCTTGAAATCAGCCCAACGCCAGTGCCAGAGGGCTATTCCATCGCCATTATCAACTCCAACGTCAAGCACGACTTGGTTACAGGCGAATACAACAGCCGCCGCCAAGAGTGCGAAAAGGCCGCAGCCTTCTTTGGGATTAAGGCCCTTCGGGATGTCAGCCCTGAAGCCTTTATTGAGCGGGCAGCGGAGCTTCAGGTTCTAGATGAGCTGGCCTACAAACGAGCCAAGCACGTGATTAGTGAAAACCATCGGGTGCTAGAAGCGGTGGAAGCCCTGAAACATCAGGATATGGTCAAGCTGGGTCAGCTGATGGCCGACTCCCATGATTCTATGCGGGATGACTTTGAAATCACCATTCCTGAAATTGATTATTTGGTGGAACTGGCTCAAGTGGCTATTGGTAAGGACGGCGGGGCCAGAATGACGGGCGGCGGCTTTGGTGGTTGCATTGTCTGCTTGGTGCCAAATGATAAGGTGGAGGCTTTACGCAAGCTGGTGGCCGATAATTATGAAAAGCAAACCGGCATTAAGGAAACCTTCCACCTCTGCACGGCTTGTGATGGGGTACATATCATCTAA
- a CDS encoding galactose mutarotase, with translation MQLFTLENQHLKITLSDLGASWLSCVVKFPHEEREVLVTTTPDRWQEQSAYFGATIGRYANRIAQGRYSLNNLTFQLAQNNGPNNLHGGEKGADKCIWQVVEQGPQAVKFAKIFANGEEGFGGEVQATVKYGLEGNQVRLAFEAVSDQDTPLCLTNHAYFNLSGEQDIKNHRLQIQAQRYLPVAADGIPSGDLKAVEGTGFDFRQPKAIGQDLLKDEDQRLVKGYDHAFELAKNTTDGPACCLAVEDLRLELNTSLPALQVYTGNWLDGQPDLTGGQYGDYAGVALEPECFPDSPNHPEWWDLGGILRAGETYQQHISYRFLKP, from the coding sequence ATGCAACTCTTTACCCTCGAAAACCAACACCTAAAAATCACCCTAAGCGACCTGGGTGCTTCTTGGCTGTCTTGTGTCGTGAAATTCCCTCATGAAGAACGGGAGGTTCTAGTCACGACCACACCTGACCGCTGGCAAGAACAATCCGCCTACTTTGGGGCCACCATCGGCCGCTATGCAAACCGCATTGCCCAGGGGCGTTATAGCCTAAATAATCTGACCTTCCAACTGGCCCAAAACAATGGCCCCAATAACCTGCACGGCGGGGAAAAGGGGGCGGATAAGTGTATCTGGCAAGTGGTCGAACAAGGCCCGCAAGCGGTTAAATTTGCCAAGATTTTTGCAAATGGGGAAGAGGGCTTTGGGGGCGAGGTGCAGGCAACAGTCAAATATGGTTTGGAGGGCAACCAAGTTCGCCTCGCCTTTGAGGCCGTGAGCGATCAGGACACCCCACTTTGCCTAACCAACCACGCCTATTTTAATTTAAGTGGTGAACAGGACATTAAAAACCACCGCTTGCAGATCCAAGCCCAGCGCTATTTGCCCGTGGCGGCAGACGGCATTCCGAGTGGGGATTTAAAAGCCGTAGAGGGCACGGGCTTTGATTTCCGCCAACCTAAAGCCATTGGCCAAGATCTTCTCAAGGATGAAGATCAAAGGCTGGTTAAGGGCTACGACCATGCCTTTGAACTTGCAAAAAATACGACTGATGGCCCTGCTTGTTGCCTAGCCGTGGAGGATTTACGGCTAGAACTGAACACCTCCCTGCCTGCCTTGCAGGTCTATACGGGCAACTGGCTAGACGGCCAGCCTGATTTGACGGGCGGGCAATATGGGGATTATGCCGGTGTGGCCTTGGAGCCCGAGTGCTTCCCAGATAGCCCCAACCACCCCGAGTGGTGGGACTTGGGTGGCATCCTCCGTGCAGGGGAAACCTACCAGCAGCATATTTCTTATCGATTTTTGAAACCATAG
- a CDS encoding RNA chaperone ProQ, which translates to MSEQEQQITTEAENTKTSMTSKEAIAYLVQKFPLCFSLEGEAKPLKIGLFQDLATALENEDISKTTLRQALRVYTMGWRYLAACQADAVRVDLEGNPAGVVDAQQAEHAAQSLAEAKAAYAQRREEQRKAERKAFFKKKAREEKAQARPAHKAKKPAPQKAAENLTALDSSKVVKGQAVKVLVGSQSQAATILDVEKQGVRVQLATGLTVTVSQDRLFA; encoded by the coding sequence ATGTCAGAACAAGAACAACAGATCACAACTGAAGCAGAAAACACAAAAACCAGCATGACTTCAAAAGAGGCCATTGCCTATCTGGTACAAAAATTCCCGCTTTGTTTTTCCCTAGAAGGCGAGGCCAAACCACTTAAAATCGGTCTTTTCCAGGATCTGGCAACAGCGCTAGAAAATGAAGACATCAGCAAAACCACCCTACGCCAGGCGCTTAGGGTGTACACCATGGGCTGGCGCTACTTGGCGGCCTGTCAGGCCGATGCCGTGCGGGTGGACTTAGAGGGCAACCCAGCAGGTGTGGTCGATGCCCAACAGGCCGAACACGCTGCCCAATCTCTGGCTGAAGCCAAGGCAGCCTATGCCCAAAGACGTGAAGAACAACGCAAGGCAGAACGCAAGGCCTTCTTTAAGAAAAAAGCCCGTGAAGAAAAGGCTCAAGCTCGCCCAGCTCATAAGGCCAAAAAACCAGCCCCGCAAAAAGCGGCTGAAAACTTAACCGCTTTGGATAGCTCAAAAGTGGTTAAGGGCCAGGCCGTTAAGGTCTTAGTTGGTTCCCAAAGCCAGGCGGCCACCATTCTTGATGTAGAAAAACAAGGCGTGCGGGTGCAGTTAGCCACTGGTTTAACCGTCACGGTCAGCCAAGATCGCCTCTTTGCCTAA